The Clostridiales bacterium genome contains a region encoding:
- a CDS encoding pyridoxamine 5'-phosphate oxidase family protein, whose amino-acid sequence MDINFERLKYEVMGLLRSKNIMVLATSSDDRVTARSVSCVVLNCRIYFQTDKTFLKCEQIVKNPNVALCVDNIQIEGNARIKGHPFGEENKVFIEKFKKVHNGSFNTYSHMKNEVVVEIEPLLITLWKYRDGRPFRDFLDLTNRRAHREYYDNSK is encoded by the coding sequence ATGGATATAAATTTTGAAAGATTAAAATATGAAGTTATGGGATTACTGAGAAGCAAGAATATAATGGTTCTGGCAACAAGCAGTGATGATAGAGTTACGGCAAGAAGTGTGAGTTGTGTTGTTTTAAATTGCAGAATATATTTTCAAACTGATAAAACCTTTCTTAAGTGTGAGCAGATCGTTAAAAACCCTAATGTGGCCCTATGCGTAGACAACATTCAAATTGAAGGTAATGCAAGGATCAAGGGACATCCATTTGGTGAGGAAAACAAAGTCTTTATTGAAAAGTTCAAGAAAGTACATAACGGCTCTTTTAATACATATTCCCATATGAAAAATGAAGTAGTAGTTGAGATTGAACCGTTACTTATTACTCTCTGGAAGTATCGAGACGGCAGACCTTTTAGAGATTTTTTAGATTTAACGAATAGAAGGGCACATAGAGAATACTACGATAACAGCAAATAG